One genomic region from Halobacteriovorax vibrionivorans encodes:
- a CDS encoding tRNA (cytidine(34)-2'-O)-methyltransferase codes for MSKDAIFNIVLYAPDIPGNTGSIGRTCIALGARLVLIKPYGFELTEKAVRRAGLDYWKYVEVAEYENWDEFYESESPKDEELFFYTKTAKENHFYNRGYSKGCYLVFGSETKGLPEHIFNSFPNRLFCLPMFSEHVRSLNLSNVATAVAYEALRVISY; via the coding sequence GTGAGTAAAGACGCAATTTTTAATATTGTTCTATATGCGCCTGATATTCCTGGAAACACTGGGAGTATTGGGCGCACTTGTATTGCCCTTGGTGCAAGACTTGTTCTCATCAAGCCTTATGGGTTTGAACTAACAGAAAAAGCAGTAAGACGAGCAGGGCTTGATTATTGGAAATATGTTGAAGTTGCAGAATATGAAAACTGGGATGAGTTCTACGAGAGTGAATCTCCTAAAGATGAAGAGCTCTTCTTTTACACAAAAACTGCAAAAGAAAATCATTTCTATAATCGTGGTTATTCTAAAGGCTGCTACTTAGTTTTTGGTTCTGAAACAAAGGGCCTTCCAGAACATATCTTTAATAGCTTCCCTAATCGCTTATTTTGTCTTCCGATGTTTTCAGAACATGTGAGATCTCTAAACCTCTCAAACGTTGCTACGGCCGTAGCCTACGAGGCCCTAAGAGTTATTTCCTACTAA